In the genome of Qipengyuania seohaensis, one region contains:
- a CDS encoding TraB/GumN family protein, translating into MTQRKTFTMAASVFGLLSISACAYGAPVETAAAPVEEVSSGPAIWSVSDADTKIYLFGTVHALPDDIEWFDEEISSALAASDTIVTEILPDEMNDPASQLAIARNATLRADSSLRDMLTEEDRVAYESALGSLGMPPGAFDRFEPWFAGMTMAILPLLQKGYDPESGVEKIIDTNGGTDRKREAFETLEGQIAIFDALPQEAQIEFLMSSARNPNAMIEMVDRMVVEWMDGDVEELATIMNAGLSDETLASALLYDRNARWADWIDDRMDQSGTVFVAVGAGHLAGEKSVQSFLETRGLTVTRIR; encoded by the coding sequence ATGACCCAGCGCAAGACTTTTACGATGGCCGCCTCGGTATTCGGGCTCCTGTCGATCTCCGCCTGTGCTTATGGCGCGCCCGTCGAAACGGCGGCTGCGCCGGTCGAGGAAGTATCGAGCGGCCCGGCAATATGGAGCGTGTCCGACGCCGACACGAAGATATACCTCTTCGGGACGGTGCATGCCTTGCCCGACGATATCGAATGGTTCGACGAGGAGATTTCCAGCGCCCTCGCCGCTTCCGATACCATTGTGACGGAGATACTGCCGGACGAAATGAACGATCCGGCCAGCCAGCTTGCGATCGCCCGCAATGCCACGCTTCGCGCCGACAGTTCCTTGCGCGACATGCTCACCGAAGAAGACCGCGTGGCCTATGAAAGCGCGCTTGGCTCGCTCGGCATGCCGCCCGGTGCATTCGATCGGTTCGAACCGTGGTTCGCCGGAATGACGATGGCCATCCTGCCGTTGCTGCAAAAGGGCTACGATCCGGAAAGCGGCGTCGAGAAGATCATCGACACCAACGGCGGGACGGACCGAAAGCGCGAAGCGTTCGAAACCCTAGAAGGACAGATCGCCATTTTCGATGCCCTGCCGCAGGAAGCGCAGATCGAGTTCCTGATGTCCTCGGCGCGCAATCCGAACGCCATGATCGAAATGGTCGACCGGATGGTCGTCGAATGGATGGATGGCGATGTGGAGGAACTGGCCACGATCATGAATGCCGGCCTTTCCGACGAAACGCTCGCTTCCGCCCTCCTGTACGATCGCAACGCTAGATGGGCCGACTGGATCGACGACAGGATGGATCAATCCGGCACTGTCTTCGTCGCCGTCGGTGCGGGCCACCTCGCGGGAGAGAAGAGCGTCCAGTCCTTCCTCGAAACGCGCGGATTGACGGTAACCCGTATCCGCTGA
- the pth gene encoding aminoacyl-tRNA hydrolase has translation MQIWTGLGNPGPKYALHRHNIGFMVCDVIAEMHGFGPVQKKFSGWAQEGRIGSEKILLLKPATYMNDSGRSVGEALRFYKLGVEDLTVFHDELDLAPFKIKVRRGGGLAGHNGLRSINQHLGPDFRRVRIGIGHPGSKDRVTGHVLGNYAKAEMDDLTDMLGAISAEADWLAKGDDARFMSEIALRQQEE, from the coding sequence ATGCAGATCTGGACTGGCCTAGGAAATCCCGGACCCAAATACGCCCTTCACCGGCATAATATCGGGTTCATGGTGTGCGACGTGATCGCGGAGATGCACGGCTTCGGGCCGGTGCAGAAGAAGTTCTCCGGCTGGGCGCAGGAAGGCCGCATCGGTAGCGAGAAAATCCTGCTGCTAAAGCCTGCAACCTATATGAACGATAGCGGACGGTCGGTTGGCGAGGCGCTGCGGTTTTACAAGCTGGGCGTAGAGGACCTGACCGTGTTTCACGACGAGCTTGATCTGGCGCCGTTCAAGATCAAGGTCCGGCGGGGTGGCGGCCTAGCCGGACACAATGGGCTGCGCTCCATCAACCAGCATCTCGGGCCGGATTTCCGCCGCGTGCGAATCGGTATCGGCCATCCTGGCAGCAAGGACCGCGTTACCGGTCATGTCCTTGGCAATTATGCGAAGGCGGAAATGGACGATCTGACCGATATGCTTGGCGCAATTTCGGCTGAGGCAGACTGGCTCGCAAAGGGCGACGACGCCCGATTCATGAGCGAAATCGCGCTTCGCCAGCAAGAGGAATAG
- the ychF gene encoding redox-regulated ATPase YchF → MGFRCGIVGLPNVGKSTLFNALTETQAAQAANYPFCTIEPNVGQVAVPDERLDKIAAIAGSAKIIPTQLAFVDIAGLVKGASKGEGLGNQFLGNIREVDAVVHVLRCFEDDDIQHVANKVDPIADAEVVETELMLADLESLEKRVPSAEKRATAGDKEAKLIASVLGQALALLRDGKPARLTEPKDEEEARVFEQAQLLTAKPVLYVCNVGEEDAAKGNDLSALVFAKAEAEGAQAVVVSAAIESELVAMDADDRAEYLAELGLEESGLSRVIRAGYRLLGLNTFFTAGPKEARAWTFPEGAKAPQAAGEIHTDFEKGFIRAETIAYDDYVALNGESGAREAGKLRQEGKEYLVQDGDVMLFKFNV, encoded by the coding sequence ATGGGTTTCCGTTGCGGGATCGTCGGACTGCCCAATGTCGGCAAGTCTACCCTTTTCAATGCACTGACCGAAACGCAGGCCGCTCAGGCTGCGAACTATCCGTTCTGCACGATCGAGCCGAATGTCGGCCAGGTCGCAGTCCCCGACGAGCGGCTCGACAAGATCGCCGCAATCGCCGGTTCGGCCAAGATCATCCCGACGCAGCTGGCGTTCGTCGATATCGCTGGCCTCGTTAAGGGTGCCAGCAAAGGCGAAGGTCTTGGAAACCAGTTCCTCGGCAACATCCGGGAAGTCGACGCAGTGGTTCACGTCCTGCGCTGTTTCGAGGACGACGATATCCAGCACGTCGCCAACAAGGTCGACCCGATCGCCGATGCCGAAGTGGTTGAAACCGAACTCATGCTGGCGGATCTGGAAAGCCTGGAGAAGCGCGTTCCCAGTGCCGAAAAGCGTGCGACCGCGGGCGACAAGGAAGCCAAGCTGATCGCAAGCGTGCTCGGCCAGGCCCTCGCCCTGCTGCGCGACGGCAAGCCCGCCCGCCTGACCGAACCCAAGGACGAAGAAGAAGCGCGCGTTTTCGAACAGGCGCAGCTGCTGACCGCCAAGCCGGTGCTCTACGTCTGCAATGTCGGTGAAGAAGACGCCGCCAAGGGCAACGATCTGTCTGCGCTGGTCTTCGCCAAGGCCGAAGCGGAGGGCGCGCAGGCCGTGGTGGTTTCCGCCGCCATCGAAAGCGAGCTTGTCGCGATGGACGCCGACGATCGCGCCGAATACCTCGCCGAACTGGGCCTCGAGGAAAGCGGCCTCAGCCGCGTGATCCGCGCAGGATACCGCCTGCTGGGGCTCAACACCTTTTTCACGGCAGGCCCCAAGGAAGCACGCGCCTGGACCTTCCCCGAAGGTGCCAAGGCCCCGCAGGCTGCGGGCGAAATCCATACCGATTTCGAGAAGGGTTTCATCCGCGCCGAAACCATCGCCTATGACGATTACGTCGCGCTCAATGGCGAAAGCGGTGCCCGCGAGGCTGGCAAGCTGCGGCAGGAAGGCAAGGAATACCTTGTCCAGGACGGCGATGTCATGCTTTTCAAGTTCAACGTCTGA
- a CDS encoding tetratricopeptide repeat protein: MTRTHSFLSLFAIAASLAACSPDPDSSFARGEEAFAQHDYRSARVALIAGLRERPENLEMRAMLARTQIALGDGEGAVVTLDRLSESDKARPDYAILRGEAEILRGRFEEAVASVEGLELAGADRIRALALLAEGDIDGAAAAFALGEGRERQDARLLSSYSRFELARGDKDKAAALASRAIGVDQTSIDAHLASALVARARGKLPVALRSYETALGMHSANFEARLGKAEVLVEMEDFQAAAPLVAALTKEAPENRAIELLRAKLAARDEDWAQVRDILQRYEGEMDESPGLRLAYGEAQLELGYPVQALALLQPMLNANSSRRDLRVLVARAQMKAGNAQDALDVIELVAIRPDARPEELALASEAAKALGNPKAAEYASRANEVTPQWIGGELAKADQALRNRQWASAEASYEAILRRGGARNAMVLNNLAFAKSRLGKKDAALKLALEAVEASPDNASILDTAGTLLVETGSRERGVEMLEKAAALEPNNARIARRLAAARKP; the protein is encoded by the coding sequence ATGACCAGAACGCATTCCTTCCTGTCTCTCTTCGCCATTGCCGCTTCGCTGGCTGCCTGTTCGCCCGATCCGGACAGCAGCTTTGCACGCGGCGAGGAAGCTTTCGCCCAGCACGATTACCGCTCTGCTCGCGTTGCGCTGATCGCGGGACTGAGAGAGCGGCCCGAGAATCTGGAGATGCGTGCCATGCTTGCGCGTACCCAGATCGCGCTCGGCGATGGTGAAGGTGCGGTAGTCACACTGGATCGCCTGTCCGAAAGCGACAAGGCGCGTCCCGATTATGCCATCCTTCGTGGAGAAGCCGAAATCCTGCGTGGCCGTTTCGAAGAGGCCGTCGCATCGGTCGAGGGGCTCGAACTTGCGGGTGCCGACCGGATTCGGGCGCTGGCGTTACTGGCGGAAGGCGACATCGATGGTGCCGCCGCAGCCTTTGCGCTGGGGGAAGGGCGGGAGAGGCAGGATGCACGGCTACTGTCTTCCTATTCCCGTTTTGAGCTTGCGCGCGGCGACAAGGATAAAGCGGCAGCACTCGCATCGCGGGCGATCGGGGTCGACCAGACTTCGATCGATGCTCACCTCGCCTCCGCGCTCGTCGCCCGGGCACGGGGCAAGCTGCCCGTGGCCCTGAGATCTTACGAGACTGCTCTCGGCATGCATTCTGCCAATTTCGAAGCTCGGCTCGGTAAGGCCGAAGTGCTGGTCGAGATGGAAGACTTCCAGGCGGCGGCACCCCTGGTGGCGGCCCTCACGAAGGAAGCCCCCGAGAACCGTGCGATCGAATTGCTGCGCGCCAAACTGGCCGCGCGCGATGAGGATTGGGCGCAAGTGCGCGATATCCTGCAACGCTACGAGGGAGAAATGGACGAAAGCCCGGGCTTGCGACTGGCCTATGGTGAGGCCCAGCTCGAACTTGGTTACCCGGTGCAGGCATTGGCACTGCTTCAGCCGATGCTGAACGCGAACTCGTCGCGCCGCGATCTCAGGGTCTTGGTGGCACGTGCGCAGATGAAGGCCGGAAACGCGCAGGACGCGCTCGACGTGATCGAGCTTGTGGCAATCAGGCCAGACGCGCGACCGGAAGAACTGGCGCTCGCGTCGGAGGCGGCCAAGGCGCTCGGCAATCCAAAAGCGGCCGAATACGCTTCACGCGCAAACGAGGTAACCCCGCAGTGGATCGGCGGTGAACTGGCCAAGGCGGACCAGGCCCTGCGCAATCGCCAGTGGGCAAGCGCAGAGGCGAGCTACGAAGCGATTCTGCGCCGCGGCGGAGCGCGCAATGCGATGGTTCTGAACAACCTCGCCTTCGCCAAATCACGTCTCGGCAAGAAAGATGCCGCGCTCAAGCTGGCGCTTGAAGCGGTGGAGGCGTCTCCCGATAATGCGTCGATACTCGATACGGCAGGTACGTTGCTCGTCGAGACAGGGTCGCGCGAGCGTGGTGTCGAAATGCTGGAAAAAGCTGCCGCTCTCGAACCCAACAACGCTCGCATAGCCCGGCGGCTTGCGGCAGCGCGCAAACCCTGA
- a CDS encoding TraB/GumN family protein, whose translation MARWALPLISVLALASCQGDRDDDDPAAEYPAAWEITGPDDLTEGWLFGTVHALPSDLDWQSPQLQDIAADADMLVVEVSGLDDRRGLEELFRSLAYDGPPGSPLYARVDPLSRDRLRAIENREGVDAGSFDPMETWAAALALAEFGRAHSSEYGADKVLLEQFQDREIVELEGARLQLSIFDGLPEKEQRDLLQAIIEEVAKEPEDRVDLAAIWSRGDLPALEQTTRQGLLADPELRDALLVQRNRAWAAQIENLLSASDKPLIAVGAGHLLGKDSVQSLLEQRGFTIRRIQ comes from the coding sequence ATGGCGCGCTGGGCCCTGCCCCTGATTTCTGTTCTCGCGCTGGCATCCTGTCAGGGCGATAGGGATGACGACGATCCCGCTGCCGAATATCCGGCCGCATGGGAGATCACCGGCCCCGATGACCTGACCGAGGGGTGGTTGTTCGGGACTGTGCACGCCCTGCCCAGCGATCTGGACTGGCAATCCCCCCAGCTTCAAGACATCGCCGCCGATGCCGATATGCTGGTGGTGGAGGTGTCGGGTCTGGACGATCGGCGCGGACTGGAGGAACTGTTCCGCTCGCTCGCCTACGATGGCCCGCCCGGTTCACCGCTTTACGCACGGGTCGATCCGCTATCGCGCGATAGGCTGAGGGCAATCGAAAACCGCGAAGGTGTCGATGCAGGCTCGTTCGACCCGATGGAGACATGGGCCGCCGCCCTTGCCCTCGCCGAGTTCGGGCGCGCCCATTCGAGCGAATATGGTGCCGACAAGGTCCTGCTCGAACAATTCCAGGATCGCGAGATTGTCGAGCTCGAAGGCGCCAGACTGCAGCTCTCCATATTCGATGGCCTGCCCGAAAAGGAACAGCGCGACTTGCTCCAGGCAATTATCGAAGAGGTGGCGAAGGAGCCAGAGGATCGCGTCGATCTCGCGGCGATCTGGTCGCGCGGCGATCTTCCCGCGCTGGAGCAGACCACCCGGCAGGGACTCCTTGCCGATCCAGAACTAAGGGACGCCTTGCTCGTCCAGCGTAACAGGGCATGGGCCGCTCAGATCGAAAACCTGCTCAGTGCATCGGACAAGCCGCTGATAGCAGTAGGCGCGGGGCATTTGCTGGGCAAAGACAGCGTCCAGTCGCTTCTGGAACAGCGCGGCTTCACGATCAGGCGCATCCAGTAG
- a CDS encoding alkaline phosphatase family protein, which translates to MKRSLTAALALAFLPLVAGCAQQVETLTSAPAVVEEQRERMTILVSIDGFHPDYLERGLTPTLSALAEGGVTASMRPSFPTKTFPNHWTLVTGLVPDHHGITANRMEDQGRPEEPFTMATVDPYWWNEARPVWVEAEEAGIRSAAMFWPGSAVPWGGTAQGWGPVSDGVLPSDWQQFSMQISNTQRVNAVLDWARRPADIRPEFVTLYFDTVDTAGHDGGPDSEEVDAALRDVDSHIARLTDELRKLGQPADLVIVSDHGMAATSSERVIALNEVLDESLYRLVEAGAYATFEPTAGNEAALVKALVETDHANMKCWEKSAIPAKYQYGTHGRIPPIFCLPDTGWTITRSRPNNAWTGGNHGFDMYAPEMAALFIANGPSFPAGRELASFQNTSIAPLLRHLVGLPQADRADGTLEPFLSVLPQAK; encoded by the coding sequence ATGAAGCGCTCGCTCACGGCCGCCCTCGCCCTTGCCTTCCTGCCTCTCGTGGCAGGCTGTGCGCAGCAGGTCGAAACTCTCACTTCCGCTCCTGCGGTAGTGGAGGAGCAGCGCGAGCGCATGACGATCCTCGTCTCGATCGACGGTTTCCATCCCGACTATCTTGAGCGCGGACTTACCCCCACCCTGTCCGCACTTGCAGAGGGCGGCGTCACCGCTTCGATGCGTCCGTCGTTTCCGACCAAGACTTTCCCGAACCACTGGACGCTGGTGACCGGCCTCGTGCCCGATCATCACGGGATCACCGCCAACCGGATGGAAGACCAGGGTCGCCCCGAAGAACCGTTCACCATGGCGACGGTCGATCCCTATTGGTGGAACGAAGCCAGGCCGGTCTGGGTCGAGGCGGAAGAAGCCGGCATTCGCAGCGCGGCCATGTTCTGGCCCGGCTCTGCCGTTCCGTGGGGCGGCACGGCGCAAGGATGGGGTCCAGTCTCCGACGGCGTCCTGCCGAGCGACTGGCAGCAATTCTCGATGCAGATCTCGAACACCCAGCGCGTGAACGCGGTTCTCGACTGGGCGAGGCGCCCCGCCGATATCCGCCCGGAGTTCGTGACGCTTTATTTCGACACGGTCGACACCGCCGGCCATGATGGAGGACCCGATAGCGAAGAAGTCGACGCGGCGCTGCGCGACGTAGACAGTCACATTGCTCGCCTGACGGATGAACTGCGCAAGCTCGGACAGCCCGCCGATCTCGTCATCGTTTCGGATCACGGCATGGCGGCAACCAGTTCCGAACGCGTCATCGCGCTCAACGAGGTACTCGACGAGAGCCTCTATCGCCTCGTCGAAGCAGGCGCATACGCGACTTTCGAACCGACCGCAGGCAACGAAGCAGCGCTGGTGAAGGCGCTGGTCGAAACCGATCACGCCAATATGAAATGCTGGGAGAAGAGCGCCATCCCGGCAAAGTACCAGTACGGCACGCACGGCCGCATTCCGCCGATCTTCTGCCTGCCGGACACGGGGTGGACCATCACTCGCTCGCGCCCGAACAATGCGTGGACCGGGGGAAATCACGGCTTCGACATGTACGCGCCGGAAATGGCTGCGCTGTTTATCGCCAACGGGCCCTCCTTCCCCGCGGGCCGCGAACTCGCCAGCTTCCAGAACACCAGTATCGCGCCGCTGCTGCGCCACCTGGTCGGACTACCGCAGGCCGATCGCGCGGATGGTACTCTGGAGCCGTTCCTTTCGGTTCTGCCCCAAGCTAAATAA
- a CDS encoding SDR family oxidoreductase, whose translation MPSINRRTLLAGAAATGALAAATTKAQGETVPSPPDLSGQAILITGCSSGFGRLSAVHFAELGAKVFATMRNLPRAEAEELEKLAAEKNLDLHVIELDVLDDEMVLAAVAEAERINGGPMDVLVNNAGIGITGPVEVQDMEATKLAFDTNVFGYHRLVRAVLPGMRSRKSGHIFSISSQLGRVIIPYGGHYSATKFAVEAMGEQLAYELVPHNIEVTVIEPGGYPTKVWVNRNRYSGELKDRADGVHTSGYPQVVARMGQEDGSGRSADPMDVPRAMARVLAMPAGTRPVRVPVSGGSIPQAAINEVCARTQVDWLGGSPFLGPLVKAVHD comes from the coding sequence ATGCCGTCGATCAATCGCCGCACCCTTCTCGCAGGGGCAGCCGCCACCGGGGCCCTCGCCGCCGCTACCACAAAAGCGCAGGGCGAGACCGTCCCCAGTCCGCCGGACCTGTCGGGCCAGGCGATCCTGATTACAGGCTGCTCCAGCGGGTTCGGCAGGCTGAGCGCCGTCCACTTCGCCGAACTCGGCGCAAAAGTGTTCGCCACAATGCGCAACCTTCCCCGCGCCGAGGCTGAGGAACTGGAGAAGCTGGCGGCCGAAAAGAACCTCGACCTGCACGTGATCGAGTTGGACGTGCTCGATGACGAAATGGTTCTCGCCGCCGTCGCCGAAGCGGAGCGTATCAATGGTGGCCCCATGGACGTGCTCGTCAACAATGCAGGCATCGGGATCACCGGCCCCGTCGAAGTACAGGACATGGAAGCGACGAAGCTTGCATTCGATACGAATGTCTTCGGCTATCACCGGCTCGTTCGGGCAGTCCTGCCGGGAATGCGGTCGCGCAAGAGCGGCCATATCTTCAGTATCTCCAGCCAGCTCGGCCGGGTCATCATTCCTTATGGTGGGCATTATTCGGCGACCAAGTTCGCCGTGGAAGCGATGGGCGAACAGCTCGCCTACGAGCTGGTGCCCCACAATATCGAAGTCACGGTCATCGAGCCCGGCGGTTATCCGACCAAGGTCTGGGTCAATCGCAACCGCTATTCGGGCGAGCTGAAGGACCGTGCGGATGGCGTGCACACCTCCGGCTATCCGCAGGTGGTTGCGCGGATGGGGCAGGAAGACGGTTCAGGTCGCAGTGCGGATCCGATGGACGTACCGCGCGCCATGGCCCGTGTCCTCGCCATGCCGGCGGGCACGCGGCCCGTCCGCGTTCCCGTCAGTGGCGGAAGCATCCCGCAGGCGGCGATCAACGAGGTCTGCGCGCGGACACAGGTCGACTGGCTCGGCGGCTCGCCCTTCCTCGGCCCCTTGGTGAAGGCCGTGCACGACTGA
- a CDS encoding MauE/DoxX family redox-associated membrane protein yields the protein MNAPTKEHSEKAGGPKTARLYRMVMDKHVCPYGIKSKYLLESEGYTVEDHHLTTREETDAFKAEHNVQTTPQTFIDGKRIGGHEDLRRFFNRKVPEKGETSYQPVIAVFAVAAGLAFALSMFVYGSPVTVRGAEWFVAFSMAMLAMLKLQDVEQFSSMFVGYDLLGRRFVPYAYAYPFLEALTAVLMAGRLLPAVSVPIALFIGTVGAVSVFYAVYIQKREIKCACVGGSGNVPLGFVSLTENLAMMGMGIWMLLRPAL from the coding sequence ATGAACGCGCCCACCAAAGAACACAGCGAGAAGGCGGGCGGTCCCAAAACCGCTCGCCTTTATCGCATGGTGATGGACAAGCACGTCTGTCCATACGGAATCAAGTCGAAGTACCTTCTCGAAAGCGAGGGTTACACGGTCGAGGATCACCACCTCACCACCCGCGAAGAAACCGACGCCTTCAAGGCTGAGCACAATGTCCAGACCACGCCGCAGACCTTCATCGACGGCAAGCGGATCGGCGGACATGAAGACTTGCGCCGCTTCTTCAACCGCAAGGTCCCCGAGAAAGGGGAAACCAGTTACCAGCCCGTCATCGCGGTCTTCGCCGTTGCTGCGGGCCTGGCATTTGCGCTGAGCATGTTCGTATACGGGTCGCCGGTCACCGTGCGCGGCGCCGAGTGGTTCGTCGCATTCTCGATGGCGATGCTGGCTATGCTCAAGCTGCAGGATGTCGAGCAATTTTCGAGCATGTTCGTCGGTTATGATCTGCTCGGTCGCCGCTTCGTCCCCTACGCCTATGCCTATCCGTTTCTGGAGGCGTTGACGGCAGTCCTGATGGCAGGCCGCCTGTTGCCGGCGGTGTCGGTTCCGATCGCCTTATTCATCGGCACCGTGGGTGCGGTCAGCGTGTTCTACGCCGTCTACATTCAGAAGCGCGAGATCAAATGCGCCTGCGTCGGCGGCAGCGGTAACGTACCTCTCGGCTTCGTATCGCTCACCGAAAACCTCGCCATGATGGGCATGGGCATTTGGATGTTGCTTCGCCCTGCCCTGTGA
- a CDS encoding 50S ribosomal protein L25/general stress protein Ctc codes for MSDALTLPAEARERAGKGASRALRREGRVPAVIYGGKEEPTLIHVEAKELVKQLNSGHFMNSIVEIELGGKKIKTLPKDVSLHPVNDRPEHVDFFRMVKGGKIEVSVPVVFISEEASPGLKKGGVLNVVRHELELVCENDKIPGEIEIDVTGKEVGDSIHISEVTLPAGSESAITDRDFTIATLVAPSALKKSETEGEGEDQTGEGMEAGETAATEQGPDADAAEEQEDKSE; via the coding sequence ATGAGCGATGCTCTGACACTTCCGGCCGAGGCGCGCGAACGGGCTGGCAAGGGAGCCTCCCGTGCACTGCGTCGTGAAGGCCGCGTCCCCGCCGTAATCTATGGCGGCAAGGAAGAACCCACCCTGATTCACGTTGAAGCCAAGGAGCTGGTCAAGCAGCTCAACTCCGGCCACTTCATGAACTCGATCGTCGAAATCGAACTCGGCGGCAAGAAGATCAAGACCCTTCCCAAGGACGTGTCGCTCCACCCCGTCAACGATCGCCCCGAGCACGTTGACTTCTTCCGCATGGTCAAGGGCGGCAAGATCGAAGTTTCGGTCCCCGTAGTCTTCATCAGCGAAGAAGCTTCGCCGGGCCTCAAGAAGGGCGGCGTTCTCAACGTTGTCCGTCACGAGCTGGAACTGGTCTGCGAAAACGACAAGATCCCGGGCGAAATCGAAATCGACGTCACCGGCAAGGAAGTCGGCGATTCGATCCACATCAGCGAAGTTACGCTGCCCGCAGGTAGCGAAAGCGCGATCACCGACCGCGACTTCACCATCGCCACTCTCGTTGCTCCGTCCGCTCTGAAGAAGTCGGAAACCGAAGGCGAAGGCGAAGACCAGACCGGCGAAGGCATGGAAGCTGGCGAAACCGCTGCTACCGAGCAAGGTCCGGACGCAGACGCGGCCGAGGAACAGGAAGACAAGAGCGAGTAA
- a CDS encoding DUF1206 domain-containing protein, with amino-acid sequence MVDKSEKFNWLVRVGYFSRAILYFVLGLIALTSSSKIAEGTNGIFRAIEEYPAGTVILWIMVIGLIAYALFRFCSLFFDIENNGSDAKGWGKRIGHAGSGIAHLALAYSAYKFAGSEGSGGGSGSGGAQEAASGVLSFDLGGFVLGALGIALFVAAVHQAKKGLTGSFMNRISAQAPDATRWLGGAGFLARAVVYLVIGWSLIQAGFMSGGADQIKTLGDAVASLAGEGFVFTLTAIGLMLFGLFSLILARYRIIPELDSSAGVPSYRA; translated from the coding sequence GTGGTAGACAAGTCCGAGAAATTCAACTGGTTGGTGCGCGTGGGCTATTTCAGCCGCGCGATCCTGTATTTTGTCCTCGGACTGATCGCTCTCACGAGCTCCAGCAAGATCGCGGAAGGCACGAACGGCATTTTCCGCGCGATCGAGGAATATCCCGCCGGAACCGTCATCCTCTGGATCATGGTCATCGGCCTTATTGCCTATGCCCTATTCCGCTTCTGCTCGCTGTTCTTCGATATCGAGAACAATGGCTCGGACGCCAAGGGCTGGGGCAAGCGCATCGGTCATGCCGGCAGCGGGATTGCCCACCTCGCCCTGGCATATTCGGCCTACAAGTTTGCCGGTAGCGAAGGTTCGGGCGGCGGCTCCGGCAGTGGCGGAGCGCAGGAAGCCGCCTCGGGCGTGCTGTCCTTCGATCTGGGCGGTTTCGTTCTCGGTGCACTTGGCATCGCGCTTTTCGTGGCCGCAGTACACCAGGCGAAGAAGGGCCTCACCGGCAGCTTCATGAACCGTATCAGCGCGCAGGCCCCCGATGCCACACGCTGGCTTGGCGGCGCAGGCTTCCTCGCCCGCGCGGTCGTCTATCTCGTCATCGGCTGGTCGCTCATCCAGGCCGGCTTCATGTCGGGCGGTGCAGACCAGATCAAGACGCTTGGCGACGCAGTTGCCAGCCTTGCAGGCGAAGGGTTCGTGTTCACGCTCACCGCGATCGGGCTGATGCTGTTCGGGCTCTTCAGCCTGATCTTGGCCCGCTATCGCATCATTCCGGAGCTTGACTCCAGTGCGGGTGTGCCCAGCTACAGGGCATGA
- a CDS encoding cistern family PEP-CTERM protein translates to MNTRNLVFSAVAGLGLLASTPAAAEPILLDANEVGESFTIDFDGFVNGDVTVDGLSSQLILTLTSIVGNVYNFDYSMANTSDTDAGVDSLVSSFAFNTDPEISGATSTGTYNFTNTDSNYPNQIGTVDVCFQAANTGSCAGNRGGVAGGESGSGTLALSFDSALSSLTLDDFYVRYQSVSGAGAISSASGRQVTTSTSSGNEVPEPNMMLLFGLAALMIFAGTRRRREVKPALATVSYS, encoded by the coding sequence ATGAATACGCGTAATCTTGTGTTTTCGGCAGTTGCAGGCCTCGGCCTCCTTGCCTCGACTCCCGCAGCGGCAGAACCCATCCTGCTCGACGCTAATGAGGTTGGCGAAAGCTTCACCATCGATTTCGATGGCTTCGTGAATGGCGATGTCACGGTCGATGGCCTGAGCTCACAGCTCATCCTCACGCTGACTTCCATCGTCGGCAATGTCTATAATTTCGACTATTCGATGGCCAATACGAGCGATACCGATGCGGGCGTCGATTCCCTCGTCTCCAGCTTCGCATTCAACACCGACCCGGAGATCAGCGGCGCGACCAGCACCGGCACCTACAATTTCACCAACACGGACAGCAATTATCCCAACCAGATCGGCACTGTCGATGTCTGCTTCCAGGCCGCGAATACCGGCTCGTGCGCAGGTAACAGGGGTGGTGTTGCCGGTGGCGAATCCGGCTCCGGCACGCTCGCACTTTCGTTCGATAGCGCGCTCAGCAGCCTCACTCTCGACGATTTCTACGTTCGCTACCAGTCGGTCAGCGGCGCAGGCGCCATCTCTTCCGCCAGCGGACGCCAGGTTACGACCAGCACCAGCTCTGGCAATGAAGTGCCGGAGCCGAACATGATGCTGCTCTTCGGCCTTGCTGCCCTGATGATCTTCGCCGGCACCCGTCGCCGCCGCGAAGTGAAGCCGGCGCTCGCGACCGTCTCCTACAGCTAA